A single Lacerta agilis isolate rLacAgi1 chromosome 10, rLacAgi1.pri, whole genome shotgun sequence DNA region contains:
- the CCDC59 gene encoding thyroid transcription factor 1-associated protein 26, translating into MAPVARKRAAPGAREDAGAEKSQVRPGRKRQWRKDPRLVRGSVREGQGFAFWRKQKIQRDYKKLLKKESNANSQKSIGYKEDYPEHLKHLYLAEEEMLKKQQKPRNDRSSVPKEEEIATTKCNTVHRKFKTKTSNQKAKEEYEKIKAKREKKKEEAIKRREEIEKAQKLYKQKKMEAYKILSKKTRKGQPNLNLQMEFLLQKIQKNP; encoded by the exons ATGGCGCCTGTAGCGAGGAAGAGAGCGGCGCCGGGAGCCAGGGAAGATGCTGGGGCGGAGAAATCGCAGGTTCGCCCGGGTCGGAAACGGCAGTGGAGGAAAGACCCGCGTCTGGTGCGAGGGAGCGTCCGGGAGG GTCAGGGTTTTGCCTTTTGGAGAAAGCAAAAGATCCAACGTGACTACAAGAAATTgcttaaaaaggaaagcaatgccaATTCTCAGAAGAGCATTGGGTACAAAGAAGATTACCCAGAACACTTGAAGCATCTTTACTTAGCTGAAGAAGAAATGCTTAAGAAACAACAGAAGCCTAGGAATGATCGCTCTTCTGTACCAAAAGAAGAGGAAATTGCAACTACAAA GTGCAACACGGTTCATCGGAAATTTAAAACGAAAACCTCAAACCAGAAAGCAAAAGAAGAATATGAGAAAATAAAAGCCAAAcgagagaagaaaaaagag gaagccataaaaagaagagaagaaattgaaaaagctcaaaaactctacaaacagaagaaaatggaagcTTATAAAATTTTAAGTAAAAAGACAAGAAAAGGACAGCCAAATCTAAACTTACAAATGGAGTTCCTCCTTCAGAAAATTCAGAAAAACCCataa